In one window of Actinomycetes bacterium DNA:
- the thrS gene encoding threonine--tRNA ligase — MHDIQVKLPDGSVRQVPAGTTPAELLDTTGAAAALVDGEPWDLSRGIDHDAAVAPLPAASEEGRAVLRHSAAHVLAQAVTGLYPGARYAIGPPIEDGFYYDFDVPEPFTPDDLERIEARMREIVAEGQPFRRGELSREEGLRLFADQPYKREIIEAVDEAEGAGPAVSVYRNDGWVDLCRGPHVPSTRAIPAFKLLRSAGAYWRGDEQRQQLQRIYGTAWESEAALAEHLHRVEEAERRDHRRLGVELDLFHFPPEIGSGLPVFHPKGGLIRKLMEDYSRAEHEAAGYSFVSTPHIARSTLFEISGHLQWYAEGMYPPMEMEGARYYPKPMNCPMHILIYRSRGRSYRELPLRLFEFGTVYRFERSGVLHGLARARGFTQDDSHIFCTREQLGPELASLLDFVLRLLRTFGLTDFEAELATRPEKFVGAPEEWDEAEAALRAALDTSGVPYVVAEGEGAFYAPKIDVHVRDAIGRRWQMATLQVDFQLPQRFGIEYTGTDNTRHRPFMIHRALFGSVERFLGILIEHYAGALPTWLAPVQARIVPIADRHLVYATSVAGALRAAGLRPEIDDSSGRMQAKVRDAQLAKVPYILVLGDRDEAAGAVSVRILDGTERRGVPLAEFVAHVTAEVDAKATSPTLPPPPPAAAAAAAAVAEAAAVAEAAAEAAEAEAGAP; from the coding sequence GTGCACGACATCCAGGTCAAGCTCCCCGACGGCTCGGTACGGCAGGTCCCTGCCGGCACGACCCCGGCCGAGCTGCTGGACACCACGGGTGCCGCCGCTGCGCTGGTCGACGGGGAGCCCTGGGACCTCAGCCGCGGCATCGACCACGATGCCGCGGTGGCGCCGCTGCCCGCGGCCAGCGAGGAGGGTCGGGCGGTCCTGCGCCACTCCGCCGCCCACGTGCTCGCCCAGGCCGTGACCGGCCTGTATCCGGGCGCCAGGTACGCGATCGGGCCGCCGATCGAGGACGGCTTCTACTACGACTTCGACGTTCCCGAGCCGTTCACCCCCGACGATCTCGAGCGCATCGAGGCCCGCATGCGCGAGATCGTCGCCGAGGGCCAGCCCTTCCGGCGCGGCGAGCTGTCCCGGGAGGAGGGGCTCCGGCTGTTCGCCGACCAGCCCTACAAGCGGGAGATCATCGAGGCGGTGGACGAGGCCGAGGGGGCCGGACCGGCCGTGTCGGTCTACCGCAACGACGGCTGGGTCGACCTCTGCCGGGGGCCGCACGTGCCGAGCACCCGCGCCATCCCGGCGTTCAAGCTGCTGCGCAGCGCCGGCGCCTACTGGCGCGGCGACGAGCAGCGCCAGCAGCTCCAGCGGATCTACGGCACCGCGTGGGAGTCCGAGGCTGCCCTGGCCGAGCACCTGCACCGGGTGGAGGAGGCCGAGCGCCGCGACCACCGCCGCCTCGGGGTCGAGCTCGACCTGTTCCACTTCCCGCCCGAGATCGGCAGCGGGCTGCCCGTGTTCCATCCCAAGGGCGGGCTCATCCGAAAGCTCATGGAGGACTACTCCCGGGCCGAGCACGAGGCCGCCGGCTACTCCTTCGTCTCGACCCCGCACATCGCCCGGTCGACGCTGTTCGAGATCTCCGGGCACCTGCAGTGGTACGCCGAGGGCATGTACCCGCCCATGGAGATGGAGGGCGCCCGTTACTACCCGAAGCCGATGAACTGCCCGATGCACATCCTGATCTACCGGTCCCGTGGCCGCTCCTACCGGGAGCTGCCGCTGCGGCTGTTCGAGTTCGGGACCGTGTACCGCTTCGAGCGCTCAGGGGTCCTCCACGGTCTCGCCCGCGCGCGTGGCTTCACCCAGGACGACTCCCACATCTTCTGCACCCGCGAACAGCTCGGCCCCGAGCTGGCCAGCCTTCTCGACTTCGTGCTCCGGTTGCTGCGGACCTTCGGCCTCACCGACTTCGAGGCCGAGCTGGCCACCCGGCCGGAGAAGTTCGTCGGCGCGCCGGAGGAGTGGGACGAGGCCGAGGCCGCCCTGCGCGCGGCGCTCGACACCAGCGGCGTCCCCTATGTCGTCGCCGAGGGTGAAGGCGCGTTCTACGCGCCAAAGATCGACGTGCACGTCCGCGACGCCATCGGCCGGCGCTGGCAGATGGCGACGCTCCAGGTCGACTTCCAGCTCCCGCAGCGGTTCGGCATCGAGTACACCGGCACCGACAACACCCGTCACCGCCCGTTCATGATCCACCGGGCGCTGTTCGGCTCGGTCGAGCGGTTCCTCGGCATCCTCATCGAGCACTACGCCGGGGCGCTGCCGACCTGGCTCGCGCCGGTCCAGGCCCGGATCGTGCCGATCGCCGACCGCCACCTCGTGTATGCGACGAGCGTGGCCGGTGCCCTGCGCGCGGCCGGCCTGCGGCCCGAGATCGACGACTCGTCCGGCCGCATGCAGGCCAAGGTCCGCGACGCCCAGCTGGCGAAAGTGCCCTACATCCTGGTGCTCGGCGACCGCGACGAGGCGGCCGGGGCGGTCAGCGTCCGCATCCTGGACGGCACCGAGCGGCGGGGCGTCCCACTCGCCGAGTTCGTGGCGCACGTCACCGCCGAGGTGGACGCCAAGGCCACCTCGCCGACCCTGCCTCCGCCGCCCCCGGCGGCTGCGGCTGCGGCTGCGGCGGTCGCTGAGGCTGCGGCGGTCGCTGAGGCAGCTGCGGAGGCTGCGGAGGCGGAGGCCGGCGCGCCGTGA
- a CDS encoding NlpC/P60 family protein produces the protein MALLVQGVAAIAVPRDVSQLTQRAKQVQAQLDEQHATIERLTEQLNETTDRQAGLRRQLAALQRRQREVQAELARAQRRLDEQARATYIAGPGNVVSEFVGSPDLAEALNRIPLQRSVLEAQVATLDDVRKAKAALDSVKAQTDAHLAEQKKVADSITAQRARIKTLAGQLQATLAGMDQELAGALTAAQRLDESARRAAFAFFAAGAGGRGALGGAYFQPAPAAQRAVRYALAQLGDPYLWGASGPDRFDCSGLTMSSYRAAGIGIPRVSRAQWGAGTYLDVGSLLPGDLVFFADDVTRPSTIHHVGMYVGRGLMVHAPHTGDVVKIASIWRSGYIGAVRVVPAVTRSGVTPPPTIVIPPGPPPPPPPPPPMTTRPPTTAPPRTTAPPRTTAPPKTTAPPKTTAPPTTTKPPTTTAPPTTVPPTTAAPATTAAPATTAAAPTTAAPTTTAAVAGPTTTGSP, from the coding sequence ATGGCCCTGCTCGTGCAGGGCGTCGCCGCCATCGCGGTCCCCCGCGACGTGAGCCAGCTCACCCAGAGGGCCAAGCAGGTCCAAGCCCAGCTCGACGAGCAGCACGCCACCATCGAGCGCCTGACCGAGCAGCTCAACGAGACGACCGACCGCCAGGCGGGGCTGAGGCGGCAGCTCGCCGCGTTGCAGCGGCGCCAGCGCGAGGTCCAGGCCGAGCTGGCACGAGCCCAGCGGCGGCTCGACGAGCAGGCCAGGGCCACCTACATCGCGGGCCCGGGCAACGTGGTCTCGGAGTTCGTCGGCTCCCCCGACCTGGCCGAGGCCCTCAACCGCATCCCCCTGCAGCGGTCGGTGCTCGAGGCACAGGTTGCCACCCTCGACGACGTGCGCAAGGCCAAGGCAGCCCTCGACTCGGTGAAGGCGCAGACCGACGCCCACCTGGCCGAGCAGAAGAAGGTCGCCGACAGCATCACGGCGCAGCGGGCCCGCATCAAGACGCTGGCCGGCCAGCTCCAGGCGACCCTGGCCGGGATGGACCAGGAGCTCGCCGGCGCCCTGACGGCCGCGCAGCGCCTGGACGAGTCGGCCCGCCGGGCCGCCTTCGCGTTCTTCGCCGCCGGCGCGGGTGGCCGGGGCGCCCTGGGCGGGGCGTACTTCCAGCCCGCACCGGCCGCCCAGCGGGCCGTCCGGTACGCCCTCGCCCAGCTCGGCGACCCGTACCTGTGGGGGGCGAGCGGGCCGGACCGGTTCGACTGCTCGGGCCTGACCATGTCCTCCTACCGGGCGGCCGGCATCGGCATCCCGCGGGTCTCCCGCGCCCAGTGGGGGGCCGGCACCTACCTCGACGTGGGCAGCCTGCTGCCTGGGGACCTCGTGTTCTTCGCCGACGACGTGACGAGGCCGTCCACCATCCACCACGTCGGCATGTACGTCGGCCGCGGGCTCATGGTCCATGCGCCCCACACCGGCGACGTCGTGAAGATCGCGTCGATCTGGCGGTCGGGCTACATCGGCGCGGTCCGGGTCGTGCCCGCGGTCACCAGGTCGGGTGTGACGCCGCCGCCGACGATTGTCATCCCGCCCGGCCCGCCGCCACCACCACCACCGCCGCCGCCGATGACGACGCGGCCGCCGACGACCGCGCCGCCGAGGACCACGGCCCCGCCGAGGACCACGGCCCCGCCGAAGACGACCGCCCCGCCGAAGACGACCGCGCCGCCCACGACCACCAAGCCGCCGACGACCACGGCGCCGCCGACGACGGTGCCGCCCACCACGGCGGCACCCGCCACCACGGCGGCACCCGCCACCACGGCGGCGGCACCCACCACCGCGGCACCCACCACCACGGCGGCGGTGGCCGGGCCGACCACGACTGGGTCCCCCTGA
- the aceA gene encoding isocitrate lyase — MPSLPPQTTTPADRGDAAADPWGASPRWQGIRRDYSWADVDRLRPSLPVEHTIARHGAERLWQLLHDQDYLPALGALTGGQAVQMVKAGLKAIYLSGWQVAADANLAEQVYPDQSLYPANSVPAVIRRVNNALLRADHVDRVEGRTGTPWLAPVVADAEAGFGGALNAFELMGSMIAAGAAGVHFEDQLASEKKCGHLSGKVLVPTAQFIRTLTAARLAADVAGVPTILVARTDALAATLLTSDVDERDRAFATGGRTAEGYHVVRGGQEAAVARALAYAPYADLLWCETSTPDLGQARRFAEAVHAEFPGKLLAYNCSPSFNWRRHLDDDTIAKFQKELGAMGYRFQFITLAGFHALNAAMFELALGYAEEGMSAYVRLQEREFELEAEGYSATRHQREVGTGYFDAVARVISAGTASTLALSGSTEQEQFGGASGPVPPGTSAAPGPR, encoded by the coding sequence GTGCCAAGCCTCCCACCGCAGACCACAACGCCCGCCGACCGGGGCGACGCCGCGGCCGACCCGTGGGGGGCGAGCCCGCGCTGGCAGGGGATCCGCCGGGACTACTCCTGGGCCGACGTCGACCGCCTGCGCCCGTCGCTGCCGGTCGAGCACACCATCGCCAGGCACGGCGCCGAGCGGCTGTGGCAGCTGCTCCACGACCAGGACTACCTGCCCGCCCTGGGGGCGCTCACCGGCGGACAGGCGGTGCAGATGGTCAAGGCCGGCCTCAAGGCCATCTACCTGTCCGGCTGGCAGGTCGCGGCCGACGCCAACCTGGCCGAGCAGGTCTACCCCGACCAGAGCCTGTACCCGGCCAACAGCGTCCCTGCCGTCATCCGGCGGGTCAACAACGCGCTGCTGCGCGCCGACCACGTCGACCGGGTCGAGGGCAGGACCGGCACGCCGTGGCTCGCGCCCGTCGTGGCCGACGCCGAGGCGGGCTTCGGCGGCGCCCTCAACGCGTTCGAGCTGATGGGCTCGATGATCGCGGCCGGCGCGGCCGGGGTGCACTTCGAGGACCAGCTGGCGTCGGAGAAGAAGTGCGGGCACCTGAGCGGCAAGGTGCTGGTGCCGACCGCCCAGTTCATCCGGACCCTGACCGCCGCGCGGCTGGCCGCCGACGTGGCCGGGGTGCCGACGATCCTGGTGGCGCGGACCGACGCGCTCGCCGCGACCCTGCTCACCAGCGACGTGGACGAGCGTGACCGGGCGTTCGCCACCGGCGGGCGGACCGCCGAGGGCTACCACGTGGTCCGGGGCGGCCAGGAGGCGGCCGTCGCCCGCGCGCTCGCCTACGCGCCCTACGCCGACCTGCTCTGGTGCGAGACCTCCACCCCCGACCTCGGGCAGGCCCGCCGCTTCGCCGAGGCGGTGCACGCCGAGTTCCCAGGCAAGCTGCTCGCCTACAACTGCTCGCCGTCGTTCAACTGGCGCCGGCACCTCGACGACGACACCATCGCCAAGTTCCAGAAGGAGCTGGGCGCCATGGGCTACCGGTTCCAGTTCATCACCCTGGCCGGCTTCCACGCCCTCAACGCGGCCATGTTCGAGCTGGCCCTGGGCTACGCCGAGGAGGGGATGAGCGCCTACGTCCGGCTGCAGGAGCGGGAGTTCGAGCTCGAGGCGGAGGGCTACTCGGCCACCAGGCACCAGCGGGAGGTCGGCACCGGGTACTTCGACGCGGTGGCCAGGGTGATCTCGGCCGGCACGGCCTCCACCCTCGCGCTCTCCGGGTCGACCGAGCAGGAGCAGTTCGGCGGGGCCAGCGGGCCGGTTCCGCCGGGGACCTCCGCCGCGCCCGGCCCGCGCTGA
- a CDS encoding LysR family transcriptional regulator has protein sequence MLLAQVEAFLEVMRLGSVSRAADALFVSQPTLTARLKNLEAELGEALFVRTGRGLKPTEAGLAFQPHAERALRALQEGQAMIAELQRGEAGALVVGAAPAASTYVLPALLRRFMASAPGVQLVVRTGHSEEVLHMVLQDEVQVGLVRSMHHPDVESVPVYEDALVLVAPAGHPFATGDGVGMENMGSEPLILFDRTSSYHELTNALFRQAGVLPRSVLEVDNIEAAKKMVEQGLGVALLPEIAVTAEVAAGTLAQVPLVGASPVRRHIVAVRRRSAGPAPAVVRRFLKVVAEQARELPHPD, from the coding sequence GTGCTGCTTGCGCAGGTGGAGGCCTTCCTCGAGGTGATGCGGCTCGGCAGCGTCAGCCGGGCCGCGGACGCGCTGTTCGTCAGCCAGCCGACCCTCACCGCGAGGCTCAAGAACCTCGAGGCGGAGCTCGGCGAGGCGCTCTTCGTCCGCACCGGGCGGGGGCTCAAGCCGACCGAGGCCGGGCTGGCCTTTCAGCCCCACGCCGAGCGGGCCCTGCGGGCCCTGCAGGAGGGCCAGGCGATGATCGCCGAGCTCCAGCGCGGCGAGGCCGGCGCGCTCGTGGTCGGGGCGGCGCCGGCGGCGAGCACCTACGTGCTGCCGGCCCTGCTGCGGCGCTTCATGGCCAGCGCCCCCGGCGTGCAGCTCGTGGTCCGGACCGGCCACTCCGAGGAGGTCCTGCACATGGTCCTGCAGGACGAGGTCCAGGTCGGCCTGGTCCGCTCCATGCACCACCCTGACGTCGAGAGCGTCCCGGTGTACGAGGACGCGCTGGTGCTCGTGGCACCCGCCGGCCACCCGTTCGCCACCGGCGACGGCGTCGGCATGGAGAACATGGGCAGCGAGCCGCTCATCCTGTTCGACCGGACCTCGAGCTACCACGAGCTGACCAACGCCCTGTTCAGGCAGGCCGGGGTGCTGCCCCGCAGCGTCCTGGAGGTGGACAACATCGAGGCGGCCAAGAAGATGGTCGAGCAGGGGCTCGGCGTCGCCCTGCTGCCCGAGATCGCGGTGACGGCGGAGGTGGCGGCAGGCACGCTGGCCCAGGTGCCGCTGGTGGGCGCCAGCCCGGTGCGCCGGCACATCGTGGCCGTGCGGCGCCGGAGCGCGGGCCCGGCCCCGGCCGTGGTGCGGCGTTTCCTCAAGGTGGTGGCCGAGCAGGCGCGGGAGCTCCCACATCCGGACTGA
- a CDS encoding response regulator transcription factor — translation MSTAAIRVALADDHEVFVEGLRMVLSVEDDLEVVATAPDGGSALRMLDEHKPDVLVLDVHMPSTDIEEVVAAARRSAPATRLLMLSADTRPKLVSNLLKAGAHGFATKDASSRQLAGIIRQLAEGQDGPVSYLASTEPGDEADREVRLLVNSLSPREQQILALLTAGWSNRRIAQECYLSVNTVRTHVQNVLVKLGVHSKLEAAAFAVHHGVVPPGGAASTGVTGVQS, via the coding sequence ATGAGCACCGCGGCGATCAGGGTCGCCCTGGCAGACGACCACGAGGTCTTCGTCGAGGGACTGCGCATGGTCCTGTCGGTCGAGGACGACCTCGAGGTCGTGGCGACCGCGCCCGACGGGGGGTCCGCGCTGCGGATGCTCGACGAGCACAAGCCGGACGTCCTGGTGCTGGACGTCCACATGCCGTCCACTGACATCGAGGAGGTCGTCGCGGCGGCCCGGCGCTCGGCGCCGGCGACCCGGCTGCTCATGCTCTCGGCCGACACCCGGCCGAAGCTCGTGTCCAACCTGCTGAAGGCGGGCGCGCACGGGTTCGCCACCAAGGACGCGTCATCGCGGCAGCTCGCCGGGATCATCCGCCAGCTCGCCGAGGGGCAGGACGGCCCGGTCAGCTACCTGGCCTCGACCGAGCCGGGCGACGAGGCCGACCGGGAGGTCCGACTGCTCGTCAACAGCCTGAGCCCGCGCGAGCAGCAGATTCTCGCGCTGCTCACCGCCGGCTGGTCGAACCGGCGCATCGCCCAGGAGTGCTACCTCTCGGTCAACACCGTCCGCACCCACGTGCAGAACGTGCTCGTGAAGCTCGGGGTGCACTCCAAGCTCGAGGCGGCCGCCTTCGCGGTCCACCACGGGGTGGTGCCGCCCGGAGGCGCCGCCAGCACCGGGGTCACCGGGGTGCAGTCCTGA
- a CDS encoding NAD-dependent malic enzyme: protein MGVPSASYSITIRVHLGADPRGIGRITTAVGEAAGTVVAVDIVESHPELLVVDLTCNAADAAHAEAITRAVEAVDGAHVHKTSDRTFLLHLGGKLEVTSKVPLRNRDDLSMAYTPGVARVCLAIAANPADARKLTIKRNTVAVVTDGSAVLGLGNIGPAAAMPVMEGKAVLFKQFAGVDAWPVCLDTQDTDEIVRTVQLLAPGYGGVNLEDIAAPRCFEVERRLRETLDIPVFHDDQHGTAIVVLAGLINALRVVGKKLDEVRLVLSGAGAAGVAVIKLLQAEGAGEIVACDRQGVLHPDREGLDSSKQWVAEHTNPRCLRGSLRGALAGADVFVGVSAPNLLTPDDVATMAPGAIVFALANPIPEVEPAGARRHAAVVATGRSDEPNQINNVLAFPGVFRGALDAGARHITEAMEVAAAEAIAGMVADDELRPDYIVPSVFDRGVSPAVARAVQEATERERSAPA from the coding sequence ATGGGAGTTCCAAGCGCGTCGTACTCGATCACGATCCGGGTGCACCTCGGGGCCGACCCGCGCGGCATCGGCCGGATCACCACCGCGGTCGGGGAGGCGGCCGGCACCGTCGTCGCCGTCGACATCGTCGAGTCCCATCCCGAGCTGCTGGTGGTCGACCTGACCTGCAACGCCGCGGATGCGGCGCACGCCGAGGCGATCACCCGCGCGGTCGAGGCGGTCGACGGCGCCCACGTCCACAAGACCAGCGACCGGACCTTCCTGCTCCACCTGGGCGGCAAGCTCGAGGTCACCTCCAAGGTCCCCCTGCGGAACCGCGACGACCTGTCCATGGCCTACACCCCCGGCGTGGCCCGGGTCTGCCTGGCCATCGCCGCCAACCCGGCCGACGCCCGGAAGCTCACCATCAAGCGCAACACCGTCGCGGTGGTCACCGACGGCTCGGCCGTGCTCGGCCTCGGCAACATCGGCCCGGCCGCGGCCATGCCGGTCATGGAGGGCAAGGCAGTGCTGTTCAAGCAGTTCGCCGGGGTCGACGCCTGGCCGGTCTGCCTCGACACCCAGGACACCGACGAGATCGTGCGCACCGTGCAGCTGCTCGCGCCCGGCTACGGCGGGGTGAACCTGGAGGACATCGCCGCGCCGCGCTGCTTCGAGGTCGAGCGCCGGCTGCGCGAGACGCTCGACATCCCGGTGTTCCACGACGACCAGCACGGCACCGCTATCGTGGTCCTGGCCGGCCTCATCAACGCCCTGCGGGTGGTGGGCAAGAAGCTCGACGAAGTGCGCCTGGTGCTGTCGGGGGCGGGAGCGGCCGGGGTCGCGGTCATCAAGCTCCTGCAGGCCGAGGGCGCGGGCGAGATCGTCGCCTGCGACCGGCAGGGGGTCCTGCATCCCGACCGGGAGGGGCTCGACTCCAGCAAGCAGTGGGTGGCCGAGCACACCAACCCGCGCTGCCTGCGCGGCAGCCTGCGCGGCGCGCTGGCCGGCGCGGACGTGTTCGTCGGGGTGAGCGCCCCCAACCTGCTCACCCCCGACGACGTCGCGACCATGGCACCCGGCGCGATCGTGTTCGCGCTGGCCAACCCCATCCCGGAGGTCGAACCGGCCGGTGCCCGCCGCCACGCCGCGGTGGTCGCCACCGGCCGCAGCGACGAGCCCAACCAGATCAACAACGTGCTGGCGTTCCCCGGGGTGTTCCGGGGGGCGCTGGACGCCGGGGCGCGCCACATCACCGAGGCCATGGAGGTCGCCGCGGCCGAGGCCATCGCCGGGATGGTCGCCGACGACGAGCTGCGGCCCGACTACATCGTGCCGAGCGTGTTCGACCGCGGCGTCTCACCGGCCGTGGCCCGCGCGGTCCAGGAGGCCACCGAACGGGAGCGGAGCGCCCCGGCATGA
- a CDS encoding sugar transferase — protein sequence MLHQVSYSKIDQATASVDEATAPVDEGLTAAPSGVAPGPARRALDVLAATVGLLLLSPVLVLLALAVKLSSPGPALFRQTRIGQGFSRFTIFKFRTMRTGSGGPEFTPAGDARITRVGQLLRHSGLDELPQLLNVLRGEMTLVGPRPETPSLARRYPDDCHQVFAHRPGLTGPAQVRLRDKEVLSAEGSDLEQYYLGELVRKRAALDLAYLAHPTLGRTVAIMAETFAYIVSPLTERVAGLLRLDRRQPARP from the coding sequence GTGCTGCACCAGGTCAGCTACAGCAAGATCGACCAGGCCACAGCGTCGGTCGACGAGGCCACAGCGCCGGTCGACGAGGGCCTGACGGCCGCGCCGTCCGGCGTCGCACCCGGCCCGGCCCGCCGAGCGCTCGACGTGCTCGCGGCCACGGTCGGGCTCCTGCTCCTCAGCCCGGTGCTCGTGCTGCTCGCCTTGGCGGTGAAGCTGTCGAGCCCCGGTCCCGCGCTGTTCCGGCAGACCAGGATCGGCCAGGGCTTCTCGCGGTTCACGATCTTCAAGTTCCGGACCATGCGGACCGGCAGCGGCGGCCCGGAGTTCACCCCGGCCGGCGACGCCCGCATCACCCGCGTCGGACAGCTCCTGCGCCACTCCGGCCTGGACGAGCTGCCACAGCTGCTCAACGTGCTGCGGGGCGAGATGACCCTGGTCGGGCCCAGGCCCGAGACCCCGTCGCTGGCCCGGCGCTACCCCGACGACTGCCACCAGGTGTTCGCCCACCGGCCCGGCCTCACCGGCCCGGCCCAGGTCCGCCTGCGCGACAAGGAGGTCCTGTCCGCCGAGGGCAGCGACCTCGAGCAGTACTACCTCGGCGAGCTGGTGCGCAAGCGGGCCGCGCTCGACCTGGCGTACCTGGCCCACCCGACCCTCGGCCGCACCGTGGCCATCATGGCCGAGACCTTCGCCTACATCGTGAGCCCGCTCACCGAGCGGGTCGCGGGCCTGCTGCGCCTCGACCGCCGCCAGCCCGCCCGACCGTAG
- a CDS encoding HIT domain-containing protein — MTAERLWTPWRMAYIRQGDDTGRGCVFCELPAQGDDRANHILGRGELVFAILNSFPYNPGHLMVMPFRHVGEYSDLTLEELSELMAMTGTAIRALKAEAGPHGFNLGMNLGQVAGAGVADHVHLHLVPRWGGDTNFMPIVGQTKVLPELLEETYEKLRPHFAPPA; from the coding sequence GTGACGGCCGAGCGCCTCTGGACCCCCTGGCGGATGGCCTACATCCGCCAGGGGGACGACACCGGGCGCGGCTGCGTGTTCTGCGAGCTGCCGGCCCAGGGCGACGACCGGGCCAACCACATCCTGGGCCGGGGCGAGCTCGTGTTCGCGATCCTCAACTCGTTCCCGTACAACCCAGGCCACCTCATGGTCATGCCGTTCCGCCACGTCGGCGAGTACTCCGACCTCACCCTTGAGGAGCTGTCGGAGCTGATGGCCATGACCGGCACCGCCATCCGGGCGCTGAAGGCCGAGGCCGGGCCGCACGGCTTCAACCTGGGCATGAACCTCGGCCAGGTGGCCGGGGCGGGCGTCGCCGACCACGTCCATCTGCACCTGGTCCCGCGCTGGGGCGGGGACACCAACTTCATGCCGATCGTGGGCCAGACCAAGGTCCTTCCCGAGCTGCTGGAGGAGACCTACGAGAAGCTCCGCCCCCACTTCGCGCCGCCCGCGTAG
- a CDS encoding polysaccharide biosynthesis protein codes for MQRSHGGEFGAAACAPAWVALDGATAPVPAARQGLRCLIVGAGEAGRAIARDLVRTPDFGLRPIGFLDDDPAAPARARPDLPVLGTTGDLVAVAEEQAVDVVIVAIPSLPTARIRSLARAAAAAGVGVRYLPTFVAPLERDARLSDLRRLRVDRLLGRDELRVVRRGSRALVEGKRVLVTGAGGSIGSELCRQIAAFSPAALYLLDHDESNLHGLRLELHGKVLLDGDEPIIADVRDGQRVRQLFHDLRPQVVFHAAAHKHLPLLERHPGEGVKSNVLGTLHLAQSALLSATERFILISTDKAADPSSILGVTKRLAEMICQACVGGATRFASVRFGNVLGSRGSFLSVLSEQIANGEPVTVTHPEVTRFFMTVEEAVGLVIEAGGMAEHGEVFVLDMGEPVRIVDLVRNYAAQVRVASDDVAIRYTGLRPGEKLTEALFSEHEQRTPTGHPKVWSTATSTPVGPEFLTELEPLLAATEAGDPALVRRRLSQLVPEYTPSPTRS; via the coding sequence ATGCAGCGGTCGCACGGCGGCGAGTTCGGGGCTGCCGCGTGCGCGCCCGCCTGGGTCGCGCTCGACGGCGCGACCGCCCCTGTGCCGGCCGCCAGGCAGGGGCTGCGCTGCCTGATCGTGGGCGCCGGCGAGGCGGGCCGGGCGATCGCCCGCGACCTGGTGCGCACGCCCGACTTCGGGCTCCGCCCGATCGGCTTCCTCGACGACGACCCGGCCGCGCCCGCGCGGGCGCGGCCCGACCTGCCGGTGCTCGGCACCACCGGCGACCTCGTGGCCGTGGCCGAGGAGCAGGCCGTCGACGTGGTCATCGTCGCCATCCCGTCGCTGCCCACGGCCCGCATCCGCAGCCTGGCCCGGGCCGCCGCGGCGGCCGGGGTCGGCGTGCGCTACCTGCCCACCTTCGTCGCCCCGCTGGAGCGCGACGCGCGCCTGTCCGACCTGCGCCGCCTGCGGGTGGACCGGCTGCTCGGCCGCGACGAACTGCGCGTGGTCAGGCGGGGCTCGCGGGCGCTGGTGGAGGGCAAGCGCGTGCTGGTCACCGGCGCGGGCGGCTCCATCGGCAGCGAGCTGTGCCGCCAGATCGCCGCCTTCTCCCCGGCCGCGCTGTACCTGCTCGACCACGACGAGTCCAACCTGCACGGCCTCCGCCTCGAGCTGCACGGCAAGGTGCTGCTCGACGGCGACGAGCCGATCATCGCCGACGTCCGCGACGGGCAGCGGGTCCGCCAGCTCTTCCACGACCTGCGCCCGCAGGTCGTGTTCCACGCCGCCGCCCACAAGCACCTGCCCCTGCTCGAACGCCACCCGGGCGAGGGCGTGAAGTCCAACGTCCTCGGCACGCTGCACCTCGCCCAGTCGGCTCTCCTCTCGGCCACCGAGCGCTTCATCCTGATCTCGACCGACAAGGCGGCCGACCCCTCGTCGATCCTCGGGGTGACCAAGCGGCTCGCCGAGATGATCTGCCAGGCCTGCGTGGGCGGCGCCACCCGGTTCGCCTCGGTCCGTTTCGGCAACGTGCTCGGCAGCCGCGGCTCGTTCCTGTCGGTGCTGTCGGAGCAGATCGCCAACGGCGAGCCGGTCACGGTCACCCACCCCGAGGTCACCCGCTTCTTCATGACCGTGGAGGAGGCCGTCGGCCTGGTCATCGAGGCGGGCGGCATGGCCGAGCACGGCGAGGTCTTCGTGCTCGACATGGGCGAGCCGGTCCGCATCGTCGACCTGGTGCGCAACTACGCCGCCCAGGTCCGCGTCGCCTCCGACGACGTCGCCATCCGCTACACCGGGCTGCGGCCCGGCGAGAAGCTCACCGAGGCGCTGTTCAGCGAGCACGAGCAGCGCACCCCGACCGGCCACCCCAAGGTCTGGTCGACGGCGACGAGCACCCCCGTCGGCCCCGAGTTCCTCACCGAGCTCGAGCCGCTGCTGGCGGCCACCGAGGCGGGCGACCCCGCCCTGGTGCGCCGCCGGCTCTCCCAGCTGGTCCCCGAGTACACCCCATCGCCCACCCGGTCCTAA